One stretch of Prionailurus viverrinus isolate Anna chromosome C1, UM_Priviv_1.0, whole genome shotgun sequence DNA includes these proteins:
- the PARK7 gene encoding Parkinson disease protein 7 isoform X1: MASKRALVILAKGAEEMETVIPVDVMRRAGIKVTVAGLAGKDPVQCSRDVLICPDASLEDAKKEGPYDVVVLPGGNLGAQNLSESAAVKEILKEQEKRKGLIAAICAGPTALLAHEIGFGSKVTTHPLAKDKMMNGSHYSYSENRVEKDGLILTSRGPGTSFEFALAIVEALSGKDVADQVKAPLVLKD, encoded by the exons ATGGCTTCCAAAAGAGCTCTGGTCATCCTGGCCAAAGGAGCAGAGGAGATGGAGACAGTCATTCCTGTAGATGTCATGAGGCGAGCCGGA ATTAAAGTCACCGTTGCGGGTCTGGCTGGGAAAGACCCGGTACAGTGTAGCCGAGATGTTCTCATTTGTCCGGATGCCAGTCTGGAAGATGCAAAAAAAGAG GGACCTTACGACGTAGTGGTTCTGCCGGGAGGTAACCTGGGTGCACAGAATTTATCTGAG TCTGCTGCTGTGAAAGAGATACtgaaggaacaagaaaaaaggaagggccTTATTGCCGCTATCTGTGCAG GTCCTACGGCTCTCTTGGCTCATGAAATAGGTTTTGGAAGCAAAGTTACGACACACCCGCTTGCTAAAGACAAAATGATGAATGGGA GTCATTACAGCTACTCCGAGAACCGCGTGGAGAAGGACGGCCTGATCCTCACGAGCCGCGGGCCTGGAACCAGCTTCGAGTTTGCTCTTGCGATTGTTGAAGCGCTGAGCGGGAAGGACGTGGCTGACCAAGTGAAGGCCCCGCTCGTGCTTAAGGATTAG
- the PARK7 gene encoding Parkinson disease protein 7 isoform X2, giving the protein MASKRALVILAKGAEEMETVIPVDVMRRAGIKVTVAGLAGKDPVQCSRDVLICPDASLEDAKKEGPYDVVVLPGGNLGAQNLSESAAVKEILKEQEKRKGLIAAICAGPTALLAHEIGFGSKVTTHPLAKDKMMNGKRERKRVQTGKRQSGGERILSRLHSQHGA; this is encoded by the exons ATGGCTTCCAAAAGAGCTCTGGTCATCCTGGCCAAAGGAGCAGAGGAGATGGAGACAGTCATTCCTGTAGATGTCATGAGGCGAGCCGGA ATTAAAGTCACCGTTGCGGGTCTGGCTGGGAAAGACCCGGTACAGTGTAGCCGAGATGTTCTCATTTGTCCGGATGCCAGTCTGGAAGATGCAAAAAAAGAG GGACCTTACGACGTAGTGGTTCTGCCGGGAGGTAACCTGGGTGCACAGAATTTATCTGAG TCTGCTGCTGTGAAAGAGATACtgaaggaacaagaaaaaaggaagggccTTATTGCCGCTATCTGTGCAG GTCCTACGGCTCTCTTGGCTCATGAAATAGGTTTTGGAAGCAAAGTTACGACACACCCGCTTGCTAAAGACAAAATGATGAATGGGA agagagagagaaagagagtgcaaacGGGGAAGCGgcagagcgggggagagagaatcttaagcaggctccactcccagcacGGGGCCTGA